The genomic DNA GGGGTCCGCTCTCTACGCCGCCACGGTGGTAGCGATTCGCGCAGTCTCCCCCGCGACGAAGGTCGAGCTCCTTATCCCAGACTTCGACGGGAGCCGGGAGAGCATCGAGATCATCGTCGCCAGCACTCCCGACATTGTAGGGCACAATGTCGAGACAGTCCCCCGCCTTTACGAGATCAGGAAGGGTGCCGATTACCGGCGCTCCCTGGAGGTGCTTGCGATGCTTCGGGGGCAGGCCCCGGGGCTGAAGACAAAGTCCGGCATCATGCTGGGGCTGGGGGAAACGGAGGAGGAGGTTCTTCGGGTGCTCGACGACCTGCGCAACGTGGGATGCACATGGTTGAGCCTGGGACAGTACCTTGCCCCCACCCGTGACCACTTTCCCGTCCAGGAATACATTTCTCCGGAGCGATTCGAGAAGTACCGTCAGGAGGCTCTTGTGCGGGGGTTCAGCCATGTGGAGAGCGGGCCGTACGTGCGCAGTTCCTACCATGCCGATCATTACCGATAATGTGAATCAGACGGACGGAACGATGAAAAAAGCCCCGTGTCTTTTAGGATACGGGGCTTTTTAGTCTATGGCGGTTACCGCTATTTTGTTTCCTGCTGTCGCTGCTCGGCTCCTTCTTTGTCGGAGTTCTTTTTGTTCTGCTTGAAGTCCAGGAGGTTCTTTTCCGGCTTTAGGAGCGATACCATTTCATCGAAAGCATCGGCATAAAGACGGGAGACAGCCGCATTCGGAAGGACCGATGATTTCTGCGCCTTGGCGAGAGATCTCCTTATGCCGTCGATGGTCTTGAAATGAACATCTACTTTTGCGCTCTCGTTAGCTTCCGCTTCGTCGAAAGCCGGATACTGAAGGGCGAGGAACGTGGGGAACGAAAGGTTGCGCTGCCGGAAGTTCGGATACTCCCAGAGAACCGAGCCTTCCGAGTCGATGATCTGCGCCGTCAGTATCAGGTTGTTGTAGTCGGTCTCCAGGTAGTGCATGAGGTTACTGGAGTAGCGCCGTCCATGTTTGGTAAGGCCGCTCATTACGACAACCAGAAGGGCATCCACTTTGTTCTGCTCTATGAGTTGCTTGAGTTCCGGCCCCTTGAAAAAATACTTGTTGTAGACGATGCCTGCATCGTCCCGCCGCTCCCGACGGAAGAAGAGAGAGGCAAAGAGCTGGTCCGGGTCGACGGAAAGGGGCTGGACGAGATAAAAGGTGCCGCTCGACTTGCACTGTGCTACCAGCTCCCGGTCGTTCTTCTTGTTGAACTCCTGGAGGATGGGAAGCAGCTTTTCTTTTTCCGGGTGACGGATGTCCGATTCAGGGTCGAGCAGTACGGGCGCCACGCCCAGTACCCGCACCTTCTTTTCGAAGGTCTCCCGCGGCACGTTGTAATAGTTGGTTGCACATCCGGATGTAACAGCGGCGATGCAGGACAGCAGGACTGCGGTGATAATTCTCTTCATGCTACTCTTCCTCCCGGTGGGAATTCACGGTTGCAGGCGGGTCGTCAGCCGTTTTATAGCAAACAGACGTTCCGAAGGCCATCATTATTTCGACGGAAGGTTCTGCGGGTGCATGAAGGTTTAGCTGCCGCTTCCGTCCGAGTTGGGACGAGCGCTGCTTACGCTACCGCCGTCGGGAGAGGTGTCCTTCACCCACAGGAAGAGAAAGAGTGCAATGGCCAACCCGCATACCGGCAGTAAAAATGCGGTGTGGTAGGCCTCGGGGGGGTAACCGGCG from Geobacter sp. DSM 9736 includes the following:
- the lipA gene encoding lipoyl synthase, with amino-acid sequence MKITRKPEWLQKKISPAAHAEMDRLLGDLKLNTVCREAMCPNISECFRCGQATFLILGARCTRACTFCNVTKEQPLPADPGEPARVAEAVTRLGLRHVVVTSPTRDDLPDGGSALYAATVVAIRAVSPATKVELLIPDFDGSRESIEIIVASTPDIVGHNVETVPRLYEIRKGADYRRSLEVLAMLRGQAPGLKTKSGIMLGLGETEEEVLRVLDDLRNVGCTWLSLGQYLAPTRDHFPVQEYISPERFEKYRQEALVRGFSHVESGPYVRSSYHADHYR